One part of the Vitis riparia cultivar Riparia Gloire de Montpellier isolate 1030 chromosome 6, EGFV_Vit.rip_1.0, whole genome shotgun sequence genome encodes these proteins:
- the LOC117916199 gene encoding homeobox-leucine zipper protein REVOLUTA: protein MAMAIAQQHRESSSSGSINKHLDSGKYVRYTAEQVEALERVYLECPKPSSLRRQQLIRECPILSNIEPKQIKVWFQNRRCREKQRKEASRLQTVNRKLTAMNKLLMEENDRLQKQVSQLVCENGYMRQQLQTASAATTDASCESVVTTPQHSLRDANNPAGLLSIAEETLAEFLSKATGTAVDWVQMPGMKPGPDSVGIFAISHSCSGVAARACGLVSLEPSKIAEILKDRPSWFRDCRSLEVFTMFPAGNGGTVELLYTQIYAPTTLAPARDFWTLRYTTSLDNGSLVVCERSLSGSGAGPNTAAAAQFVRAEMLPSGYLIRPCEGGGSIIHIVDHLNLEAWSVPEVLRPLYESSRVVAQKMTIAALRYIRQIAQETSGEVVYGLGRQPAVLRTFSQRLSRGFNDAINGFNDDGWSLMNCDGAEDVIIAVNSTKNLNTTSNPANSLSLPGGVLCAKASMLLQNVPPAVLVRFLREHRSEWADFSVDAYSAASLKASPYSYPGMRPTRFTGSQIIMPLGHTIEHEELLEVIRLEGHSLAHEDAFMSRDIHLLQICSGVDENAVGACSELVFAPIDEMFPDDAPLLPSGFRIIPLDSKSGDTQETLTTHRTLDLTSSLEVGPATNQAAGDSSSCYNTRSVLTIAFQFPFESNLQDNVATMARQYVRSVISSVQRVAMAISPSGLGPAVGPKLSAGSPEALTLAHWICQSYSYHVGAELLRSDSVGGDSVLKNLWHHQDAILCCSLKSLPVLIFANQAGLDMLETTLVALQDISLDKIFDESGRKGLCADFAKIMQQGFAYLPAGICMSTMGRHVSYEQAIAWKVLAAEENTVHCLAFSFINWSFV, encoded by the exons ATGGCGATGGCGATTGCGCAGCAGCATAGGGAGAGTAGTAGCAGTGGTAGCATCAACAAGCATCTTGACTCCGGAAAATATGTGCGGTACACCGCAGAGCAGGTCGAGGCTCTGGAACGAGTCTACTTAGAGTGTCCAAAGCCCAGTTCTCTTCGGCGGCAGCAGCTGATCCGGGAGTGTCCTATTCTCTCTAATATTGAGCCCAAGCAAATCAAAGTCTGGTTTCAGAATCGCag ATGTCGAGAGAAGCAGAGAAAAGAGGCTTCTCGACTCCAGACCGTGAACAGGAAATTGACGGCCATGAACAAGCTGTTGATGGAGGAGAATGATCGGCTGCAGAAACAAGTGTCGCAGCTGGTATGCGAGAATGGGTATATGCGACAACAGCTTCAAACT GCATCAGCTGCAACTACTGATGCTAGCTGTGAATCTGTGGTTACCACTCCTCAGCATTCTCTGAGAGATGCTAATAACCCTGCTGG ACTCCTCTCCATTGCAGAGGAGACTTTGGCAGAGTTCCTCTCAAAGGCTACAGGAACTGCTGTCGATTGGGTCCAGATGCCTGGGATGAAG CCTGGTCCGGATTCGGTTGGGATCTTTGCCATTTCACATAGTTGCAGTGGAGTGGCAGCTCGAGCATGCGGTCTTGTAAGTTTAGAACCCTCAAAG ATTGCAGAGATCCTCAAAGATCGTCCATCTTGGTTCCGGGACTGTCGGAGCCTTGAAGTTTTCACCATGTTTCCAGCTGGAAATGGAGGAACTGTTGAACTCTTATACACACAG ATATATGCCCCAACTACGCTGGCTCCTGCACGGGATTTCTGGACTCTGAGATACACCACCAGTTTGGACAATGGCAGTCTCGTG GTCTGTGAGAGATCACTGTCTGGTTCTGGAGCTGGTCCAAACACCGCTGCTGCTGCTCAGTTTGTGAGAGCTGAAATGCTTCCTAGTGGCTATCTTATTCGTCCATGTGAGGGTGGAGGATCAATCATCCATATTGTTGACCACCTGAATCTTGAG GCATGGAGTGTGCCAGAGGTGCTGCGACCACTTTATGAATCTTCAAGAGTTGTAGCTCAGAAAATGACTATTGCA GCATTGCGCTACATCCGGCAAATAGCTCAGGAGACAAGTGGTGAGGTGGTATATGGTTTGGGCAGGCAGCCAGCTGTTCTGCGAACTTTTAGCCAAAGATTGAGCAG AGGCTTCAATGATGCTATCAACGGATTTAATGATGACGGCTGGTCATTGATGAATTGTGATGGTGCTGAAGATGTAATAATTGCAGTTAACTCAACCAAAAATTTGAACACCACTTCTAATCCTGCTAATTCCCTTTCCTTGCCTGGGGGGGTTCTCTGTGCTAAAGCATCCATGCTGCTCCAA AATGTTCCTCCGGCAGTTCTGGTTCGCTTCCTGAGGGAGCACCGGTCAGAGTGGGCTGATTTTAGTGTTGATGCCTATTCTGCTGCATCATTGAAAGCTAGCCCATACTCTTATCCAGGGATGAGGCCCACGAGGTTTACTGGGAGCCAAATTATTATGCCACTTGGTCACACAATTGAACATGAAGAG TTGCTTGAAGTAATTCGACTTGAAGGCCATTCTCTTGCTCATGAAGATGCTTTTATGTCGAGGGACATTCATCTCCTGCAG ATATGTAGTGGAGTTGACGAGAATGCAGTGGGAGCCTGTTCCGAACTTGTTTTTGCTCCAATTGATGAAATGTTTCCAGATGATGCTCCACTGTTACCCTCTGGTTTTCGGATCATCCCACTGGATTCAAAATCA gGTGATACACAGGAGACATTGACTACTCATCGGACCTTGGATCTGACATCCAGTCTTGAAGTGGGCCCAGCAACAAATCAGGCTGCAGGGGATTCATCATCATGCTATAACACACGATCAGTCTTGACTATTGCCTTCCAGTTTCCATTTGAGAGCAATCTACAGGATAATGTTGCAACAATGGCTCGTCAGTATGTTCGGAGCGTGATTTCCTCTGTGCAGAGGGTTGCCATGGCCATATCTCCTTCAGGATTGGGCCCAGCTGTGGGACCAAAGCTGTCAGCAGGGTCTCCAGAAGCTCTTACATTAGCCCACTGGATCTGCCAGAGCTATAG TTACCATGTTGGGGCGGAGTTGCTGAGATCTGATTCTGTGGGTGGCGATTCGGTGTTAAAAAATTTGTGGCATCACCAGGATGCTATTTTGTGCTGCTCATTAAAG TCATTGCCAGTTTTGATCTTTGCAAACCAGGCAGGACTTGACATGCTGGAGACAACTTTAGTAGCTCTACAAGACATCTCATTGGATAAGATATTTGATGAGTCTGGACGCAAGGGATTGTGTGCAGATTTCGCCAAGATAATGCAACAG GGTTTTGCTTACTTGCCGGCTGGAATCTGCATGTCAACAATGGGGCGCCATGTTTCATATGAACAGGCCATCGCATGGAAAGTCCTTGCCGCGGAAGAGAACACTGTCCATTGCCTTGCTTTCTCTTTCATCAACTGGTCTTTTGTGTGA
- the LOC117916200 gene encoding uncharacterized protein LOC117916200, translating into MPSGRSMERRSRDKQKEAAATMSNEEDDARVHKDQDDARQYRCFKKYEEIVKQVLLIDEMTDSMDHRARYQRRRRNATTTTTSMPEQGNIDGMLVQTITRFLNELNPNAIGSDPKPSNQ; encoded by the exons ATGCCTAGTGGTAGAAGCATGGAGAGAAGGTCGAGGGACAAACAAAAAGAAGCTGCTGCAACAATGTccaatgaagaagatgatgctAGAGTCCATAAAGACCAAGACGATGCCAGACAATACCGCTGTTTCAAGAAGTATGAAGAAATTGTCAAACAG GTTTTGCTGATAGATGAGATGACTGACTCCATGGACCACAGAGCCAGATACCAAAGGCGTCGAAGG AAcgctactactactactacctCCATGCCGGAGCAAGGGAACATTGATGGTATGCTTGTGCAGACAATCACCAGGTTTCTCAATGAGCTGAATCCTAATGCCATTGGTTCGGATCCAAAGCCATCAAATCAGTGA
- the LOC117916669 gene encoding CASP-like protein 5A2 produces the protein MQCRQSEFRAHLWEDLYLSSLRTNHPFGWREKPGKGEKGLSKHKKKSEFHSLNCLEARKENLCSTVPDTAVLPYARMNVSHASVHPVEDPPPTDAINAPRVRMKDFQGTPGTTGGLSLRCCQFLFAAIALCVMVTTSDFSSVTAFCYLVAAVGLQSLWSLSLAILDIYALSVKRCLQNYQVVALFTIGDGITSTLTFAAACASAGITVLIGNDLNSCAHNNCLEFETATTLAFFSWFAVLPSFLLNFWSLASR, from the exons ATGCAATGTCGGCAATCCGAATTTAGGGCTCATTTGTGGGAGGATCTTTACCTTTCTTCCCTCCGAACTAACCATCCGTTTGGGTGGCGAGAAAAGCCAGGAAAGGGGGAAAAAGGATtatcaaaacataaaaagaaatcCGAATTTCACTCCCTTAACTGTTTGGAGGCGAGGAAAGAAAACCTCTGCTCAACCGTGCCTGATACCGCAGTCTTACCTTACGcgag GATGAATGTGAGCCACGCATCGGTTCACCCAGTGGAGGATCCTCCTCCCACTGACGCGATTAATGCTCCGAGGGTGAGGATGAAAGACTTCCAAGGCACACCCGGCACCACCGGAGGGCTCTCGCTTCGTTGCTGTCAGTTTCTGTTTGCAGCAATTGCTCTCTGTGTCATGGTCACCACCAGTGATTTCTCTTCGGTCACTGCATTCTG CTACCTTGTTGCTGCTGTTGGCTTACAGAGCCTGTGGAGCCTTTCGCTTGCCATTCTTGACATTTATGCCCTTTCAGTGAAGCGCTGCTTGCAGAATTATCAAGTTGTTGCTTTGTTTACTATTGGTGATGGG ATCACATCCACCCTTACATTTGCTGCAGCCTGTGCATCTGCAGGCATTACCGTCCTTATTGGTAATGATCTTAATAGCTGTGCCCACAACAACTGCTTAGAGTTTGAGACTGCCACAACCTTGGCCTTCTTTAGCTGGTTTGCTGTATTACCATCTTTCCTCTTGAACTTCTGGTCACTAGCATCCCGGTGA